The Oncorhynchus masou masou isolate Uvic2021 chromosome 6, UVic_Omas_1.1, whole genome shotgun sequence genome has a window encoding:
- the LOC135542197 gene encoding uncharacterized protein LOC135542197, which yields MDGVLEGAAVVCVCKLACSLLFLPMVTASLSAVSFCCNCLLLFTDLVVTTILVVLWFADPWLPQFSTSSDVIALRFLLFLSHTYWAVLLMTTPLVAVETAMKLQWPQVHGGRGRAVDGDTGRRSKTPDSKAPEHHHGVTVEVEDGQSRDTDSQRGGREDQEKCLPHIIYFLCCLLVWVLCGVCGGQSWRLWVKVCMERTSSLTMCLPSLPNNVLSALGEPCWALATVTLALLLVLTVGWGLLRRHLAHTETDTHSTTHKGEHGTDIQLPAQTFAAPCMAVNPATSAVPDTQSVDPETTRSRCSLHSPCSGNNIQLSLAHHGYSVLLSLECLSADILEEHRETKGLGDMPLSTTVEEHTGSTYRSQCGMGQWGFPCLGVNVMTGFVCLLIVCVLPLNLSVNILLIRHIETMLEWSLKLLLFVPKEATDNTGLSQSM from the exons ATGGATGGTGTGTTGGAGGGAgcggctgtggtgtgtgtgtgtaaactggcCTGCAGTCTTCTCTTCCTGCCCATGGTCACTGCTTCTCTCAGTGCAGTCAGCTTCTGCTGCAACTGCCTGCTGCTCTTCACAGACCTCGTAGTCACAA CTATCCTGGTTGTCCTCTGGTTTGCAGACCCCTGGCTACCTCAGTTTTCCACATCCTCTGATGTCATTGCCCTGCGCTTCCTGCTCTTCCTCAGCCACACCTACTGGGCGGTACTGCTGATGACCACTCCTCTTGTTGCCGTGGAGACTGCCATGAAGTTGCAGTGGCCCCAGGTCCATGGTGGCAGAGGTAGAGCAGTGGACGGGGACACAGGCAGACGTAGTAAAACCCCGGACTCTAAAGCTCCTGAACATCACCATGGGGTGACAGTGGAGGTAGAGGACGGGCAGAGCAGGgacacagacagccagagaggagggagagaggaccagGAAAAGTGCCTGCCCCACATCATTTACTTCCTCTGCTGTCTGCTGGTGTGGGttctctgtggtgtctgtggggGTCAGAGCTGGAGACTTTGGGTGAAGGTCTGCATGGAGAGGACCAGCTCCCTCACTATGTGCCTTCCCAGCCTCCCTAACAATGTCCTGTCTGCTCTGGGTGAGCCCTGCTGGGCCCTGGCCACCGTGACCTTGGCCCTCCTGCTGGTGCTGACGGTGGGCTGGGGCCTGCTCAGACGACACCTGGCCCACACAGAGACGGACACACACTCAACGACACACAAGGGGGAACATGGCACTGACATTCAACTGCCCGCACAAACATTCGCTGCACCATGCATGGCTGTAAACCCTGCCACGTCAGCGGTGCCAGACACACAGTCTGTTGACCCAGAGACAACACGGTCCAGATGCTCCCTTCACAGCCCATGTTCCGGGAACAACATACAGCTATCACTGGCTCACCATGGATACTCTGTCCTCTTATCGTTGGAGTGTTTGTCAGCAGACATACtagaggaacacagagagacaaaaggaCTAGGAGACATGCCTCTCAGCACTACCGTGGAGGAACACACAGGCTCTACCTACAGGAGCCAGTGTGGGATGGGGCAGTGGGGCTTTCCCTGCCTGGGGGTAAACGTAATGACAGGGTTTGTGTGTCTGCTCATTGTCTGTGTGTTACCTCTAAATCTCAGCGTGAACATCCTACTGATCAGGCACATAGAGACAATGCTGGAGTGGAGTTTGAAGCTCTTATTGTTTGTACCCAAAGAAGCCACAGACAACACAGGGCTCTCCCAGTCAATGTAA